The Phyllopteryx taeniolatus isolate TA_2022b chromosome 4, UOR_Ptae_1.2, whole genome shotgun sequence genome includes the window TTTTAACCACATAAGAGATTCCAAGGACAGCAACTAAATGTTTTCCAAAACGTGGAACCACTTGATGAATTTTAATGTCCTACGATTGAGAGAAAAGGGCCACAAGTGCATTGTCTATAGTTACTTTACGTTTGAGCCTTGGTAATTAGATGACTAAGTGACTGCAAAATTCtgttatacagtattatatGCTTTGAATTCATTGCAATAGTTCACAGAGGCAAAAATATTGGGGTTGCCATTTTTGCTTCCCTGCATCTGTTCACATTGCACCACACCTGGCTTTATACCCTCCCATCAGTAAAGACCAGAAATACGATTCTAAATAATGTAACTTGGGGTTTTCTTTCACACCCAGGTACCAGCTGTCACAACACGTCTGTATTAGACAAGATACATGAACATTTGCAGATGAAAGAGTGAACATTGGGAAGCCATCACTTTAAAGTTCTAAATTAAGATTTAACTGTGATTGTGAAGAAACGCCATGGCTGATGCCAATGCATGTGATGCAACAGCTACATCTGTAGAAAGAAATACTAAAGCTAAAAGATATTTTGTTCTGATGGAGACTCCTTCCAAGCAGATCTGAATTTAATAGTCCATGTATTTTATATATCTGCTTTAAATTGGTTATTCACTCATAAGGGACTCACATAGAAGTGGTTCTCGATGGGGGACAGACAGTTGTGGTGTCACCGGGGTTGCAAAATTCAGCAAATTTTCATAGTTGGAAACATTCCATGGAAATTAATGGcaatacaaatatacatatagTTAATGGTAGTTGTGTTAAGCTCGTGCTCAGCCTGTTGTTTGTCAGTTGTGAGTGTGTCGTAGTCTCATCCCAACTTGGATTTAACTCTGTTCTTGTAAGAACAtgccctgttttttttgttttcttttacacgatcaggatttttggggccgatcagcgagtttaaaaaacgatGACTGGCCACCGATCCGATCAAAAGATGGAgcgatgtgtctatttaaatgacctgttcatttactgtatatacttgtgtacttaattgctcaaaaaatatatttgcaaaaaataatgtatctttgttcatctgtttataccagtgaggcatagtgacagacagaacaaatgaatggtcttctattagatggcaggaagtacgtgcagtaattaatgtatccacttttagtgacatttttgtttgttggcttgccgtaagatttttcaattgtaaaatatgttccttggctccataaaggttggaaatcactgctctagtcaggtcatgtattctaatcagtcaggtgaaaccaacattacaacatgacagaaataatcggtgctaacttactgtaattaaattactttattgtaattcaattacaaccccaattccaatgaagttggtgtcctcagtttccaaacgtttattgaatcttgttaaaagaaaaggtgatgtaacacatgaccctgtcccagcgtttttggaacatgttgcagccgtaaaattcgaagttaatgattatttgctaaaaacaataaagttgatcagtttgaacattaaatatcttgtctctgtagtgtattcaattaaatataggttgaacatgatttgcaaatcattgtattctgtttttatttgtttcacacaacgtcccaacttcattggaattggggctgtgaaaaagaaaaactgaaatatcacccaGCCATAaggattcagaccctttgctgtgaccctcatatatttaactagggtgctgtccatttcttctgatcatccttaaaatggttctacaccttcattggagtccagctgtgtttgattataccgattagacttgattaggaaagccacacagctgtctatataagacaatacagctcacagtgcatgtcagagcaaataagaatcatgaggtcTGCCTGAAGAGCTGCGAGACAGAATTAtggcaaggcacaaatctggccaagattacaaaaaaaaattctgctgcacttacggttcctaagagcacagtggcctccgtaatcctgaaatggaagacgtctGGGACGATCAGAGCCCTGAGCAATTTGGGGATAAGAGCCATggagagagaggtaaagaagaacccaaagatcaccgtGGCTGAGCTACATAGATGCAGTCGTAAGATGggggaaagttctagaaagttaaccatcactgcagccctccaccagtcggggctttatggcagagtggcccgacggaagcctctcctcagtgcaagacacatgaaagcccgcatggagtttgctaaaaaacacctgaaggactccaagatggtgagaaataagattctctggtctgatgagaccaagatagaaattgttggccttaattctaagcggcatgtgtggagaaaaccaggcactgctcatcacctgtccaatacagtcccaacagtgaagcatggtggtggcagcatcatgctgtggagtgtttttcagctgcagggacagggagactggttgcaatcgaagaaaagattaatgcggccaagtacagggctatcctggatgaaaaacttctccagagtgctcagaacctcagactggcccgaatgttcaccttcaaaaaagacagtGACCCTAAGTACACAGGtaaaatacagaaggagtggcttcaaaacaactccgtaactgtttttgaatggcccagccagagccctgacttaaacccaattgagcatctctggaaagaccttaaaatggctgtccaccaacgttcaccatccaacctgacagaattggagacgatctgcaaggaggaatggcagaggatcaaagactcatggctgtagtagctcaaaagggtgcttctgctaaatactgagcaaagggtctgaataattatggctgtgtgatatttcagtttttctttattaataaatctgcagaaattccaacaattctgtttttttctgtcaatatggggtgctgtgtacattaatgaggaaaaaaattaactgaaatgattttagcaaatggctacaatataaaaaaagtgaaaaatttaagggggcctgaataatttccgtacccactgtacattataAAGAGCACGTAGACCTGTGTGTattgggtcattatcctgtcGAGGTACCATAATACTCTGTGATGGAGGAAGCAAAGCAGCCTCAAAACATAACCAAGCTTCCTTTATGTTTCACAATCGGTACAGTGTTCTTCTCTTGtatatgcttcatttttgtctCTGTAAACATAGAGTTGGTGTGACTTGCCAAAAAGCACCAgctttgtctcatctgtccaaagggcattctcccagaagctttgtggtTTGTCAACATGCATTTTGGGATGTTCCAGTcttgtcagtttcaagttaatgaccattgtggggttttctttctttaaggGTACCAACACTTTTTCCTGTGTCGAGTGTCAAAACAgtgtaccaacaattttgtccacatgcatgcatgtgcttAAACTGCATACAGAGTATCCCTCAAGCGCCCAATGGGAGCATCTAACCTCTTGTGCCCCCCACAGTGTAATAGCCTGGATTGAAGACATGCTGGAGCGAGACGTAAATGACAACAAGAAGATCGGTAACTATGGCGCCCAGCACATCCTTTCGGGTGTCCCGAGGGACTCCGTGACCATCCTGACACACTGCAACACTGGCTCGCTCGCTACGGCTGGATACGGGACCGCACTAGGTAAGAGTTAATCATGAGGGGCGGCTGTTGTGTCAGTATTGCTGTAAGTGTAACTAAGCAGTGAATCTGGGTGTGTAGGAGTTGTGCGAAGCCTCCACACACTGGGAAGGCTCAAACGTGTCTACTGCACAGAGACGAGGCCGTATAACCAGGGGTCTCGACTCACGGCGTACGAAGCCGTAGCAGAGGGAATCCCCGCTACGCTCATCACAGACAGCATGGCGGCCCTCACCATGAGAGAAATGAACATCACAGGTTTGGGTTTCCCGCTTGTTTTCTACTCAAATTACTTCCACTACACATCCATCTCACCTTAACCCTGTTTGACCGTCGGCTTTCGCTCTCAGCTGTGGTGGTAGGAGCAGACAGGGTGGTTGCCAATGGCGACACAGCCAACAAAGTGGGAACATACCAGCTAGCCATTGGTGCCAAGCATCATGGGATTCCTTTCTATGTGGCCGCTCCCAGCACATCATGTGACTTAAGCCTGGAAAGTGGCAGGGACATAATAATCGAAGTCCGCCCGCCCGAGGAACTCACCAGTATAAATGGAGTCCCCATTGCTGCTTCAGGTATgaaaaaagtgttgctgtcatTAATGCTCCCTGCCTGGTTCACGTTTCTCCATGTTGCTGCTCCCCTTTACGTCTTTTGTCTTGTCTTCATTTGTGGTTTGGGGGGGGCAGGCAATGAGTATTTTTGACAAAGGAGTAAAAAGTAgagatgttttcaaatgtagggagtaaaggTAGAGagttgtaaaaacaaatacagataCCCgaaaactgtacttaagtactgtaacaaagtatttgtactacGTTACATCCTACCACTGCCTTTTTCCTTCAAATAACATGCTGTCCCTGGTTCTGCTATGAATCTGCAGGCATCGAGGTGTGGAACCCGGCGTTCGACGTGACTCCCCACCAGCTCATCACAGGAGGAATCATCACAGAGCTGGGGGTCTTCCTTCCCTCAGAGCTGCAGGCAGCCCTTACTGGTCGCCTTACTGCCCTCTAAGAGCCCTAACTGCTGGCACTTTGGCGCCACTGCACCTTACTGTCAGACACTCAAAGACACTCATCTTGTCACATCTtacacccaaacacacacacagtcatgatGTGATtacattttggtaaaaaaaacaaaacaaaaaaaaaacaaagcagtcAAATGTTAGCGGAAGAAAAACTTCTTTACCTTCCCTCTctttgcacacacatacataaggtgaaATACACTGCAGGGAGTCAACCAGACATGCGTGCAGTTCCCCCAACCCCTTTCCTTTGATTATTTTCCCTCTAATTACTTCAATCTCACACTTGTCATGCTGCTCATAATTGTTGGCCGCTTCTTTCTCTTTTCAAAAGGCTTCTGTGAGTGCTCAGCTGACTCTAATCTTTCAACTGTGATTGGCAAAATATTTTGAGTCATAACTGAGAGGAATTTTCAGGGCAACTACAAACAACAATCCTGCTGACAGGACTGATTTTCATATTAAATTTAGGATTCTGATCAGCTATGGTTACTGTAAGTGCTGCTGTCCAATTGTAAATATGCGTCCTTGCTGGTAGCGTGTACATAATGTAGAAGACAAATCCACTGCTACTGCTGATTTAATAAGTTAAAATGACATGGTGGCATCAAAATGttatattaacatttattttttgtctttgtgtagaTACTTTAGTAGGAGTGTTATCCAAATTTATAGCTgtaatatgaaaacaaatatttcatttttttttagcctgtgtgattttttttttttttttttaagtggaatATCTTTGACACATGGCTATATTTATACAGTACTTATCATACAatcttattttatcttattcTCTATCAGTATATATGTAGCCATACTTCTTTCAAAACCATTCTCACCATGTTCATCATATACTGCACTCTTACAGTCTAGAAAAGGGAGAGAGTGTCACGAAAACAGCTTTTGCTGTGAATCCTCAAATACAGTGTACACAGCGAGGGATAGTTGATCACAAAATAAAAGGTTGACATTCAAGTGTGAAttggtgactgtttttttttttttttctattaacaAGGCTGAGTTATTTATTGCTACCTCTTGGTATCCACCGAACTTGCTAGTTGTAAATTACTTGTAGAAACTGTAAAAATTAACCAAGTGGTTGATTAACTGACTGAAAATACTCTGGAAGGTGTTTCCGAGCTGCAGATCTTCTGAAGTTCTGCGCATTTTTACTGAAAACTGAATAAGCTCTGATAAATAGAGTAGTCCTTGAACAGCCGCACAGACTTCTCGCTGCAAATCACGGTGACGAAATAATTTAGAGTAGAATATTTCACTTATGTAGACCAATTTAAAGTGAatttacacaaaaacaataattgcGATAATTTAGGAGTCTGAGAGAAATGTGAAAGGGGACTTACTGGAAGATTGAACATTCAATAATTGTTTCATTGTGCATTGATTCTCTGAAGAAGGCTGAGTGGTGatgtgaaatgaatgcaaaacaacaacaatctatTCAGTTTACCACAGATatatactttttacatttgtgaggtcatcAGATTTGAATTAAACTTTTGTCACAAACCTTCCACAAAATGTCAGTTTTGAGCAAAAATTGAGATTAAGGCCTTTTAGTGAAATTGCTTAggtttttaagtgttttttttcggggggggggggggggggggggtgcagatGGTGGTGGGTGGTTTCATTTGGGAgatttgcattttcatttgtaattaaataactAATAGGTTGTGTGGTCTGGCGGCATTCTTTCAATGAACTAATTTTAAAATACTGCAACAATCTGGCTgttatttaatctttttttttactagtcctactgcatgattattttttccaaatgctTTGTGAACCTTTTCAATATTGTTGATCTATTGGAGGAATTTTATTATACAGGtgaatctcaataaatttgaatattgtgaGAATCTTCCTTTGTTTCATTAGTTCAAAAAAGTAAACTGAAATATGTtgggttttttcttctttttttgattATTGCTTGCAGCCAGCCAAAATCCAAATTCAACTGCAAAATTTGGAATATAtaagaaacaaaatgaattttacTATAGAAATTATGTAGGTACTGTTCATCTCAAAAGTATTATCCCATGTGCTTAAGGAATCCGTATGGAAAAATTAATAAACTTTCCGATAATATTCTAATCTATTGAGAAACATCTGTATATTGAATGTCTTATTGTACAGCAGCATTACAGTGTACCATGTGTCCTCCCTCTCTCTCAAATGTTTTCATCAAGCCCAAACAGAAGAAACATAGACAATGTGAATCAACAAGTCTTCTGGGGTGATAGGTTTTTGGGGATTTgatagcggggggggggggggtatctgttttgttttttgttttttttccccctctcgctctctttccatatactgtacagctCTGGGCTTCTGCCTCcattatttgtgttcaaatgaaaatgtgaaggATGGTGCCGTAGGGTTGGTGAGGTGTATAGTGGATTCAACACAATTCATTCACATTATGTTCTCACCTCAAAACTAAAGCAACGTGGTGGATAATCAGACACAGAACCTCAACTAAATTTATAGAgcactaaaacaacaacaactgtactgtataatgtgtgtgcaaatacaAGACTTGTCCTCCTGGGGGTCACATTTAAGAGCTGCGTGTGTGAGACACTGGCTTGCACCTTTAGATAATTCATTTTTCAACCAGGAAACATGTCCCAATGGAGCACTGAGAGGTTTAGAGATAATTATGAAatacctttttttgttgtatccagtgattttgtccatatttgatgTGCTTAAAAATGATCTAATTGCTTGGAtctt containing:
- the mri1 gene encoding methylthioribose-1-phosphate isomerase → MTLEAIRYRAGSLQILNQLMLPHQTVYDDIRSVQDAYEAIKSMKVRGAPAIAIVGCLSLAVELRAGAGGDDPVTFIRESLCRLTSARPTAVNMGRAARELMEFAENESMEKNSEQLRESVIAWIEDMLERDVNDNKKIGNYGAQHILSGVPRDSVTILTHCNTGSLATAGYGTALGVVRSLHTLGRLKRVYCTETRPYNQGSRLTAYEAVAEGIPATLITDSMAALTMREMNITAVVVGADRVVANGDTANKVGTYQLAIGAKHHGIPFYVAAPSTSCDLSLESGRDIIIEVRPPEELTSINGVPIAASGIEVWNPAFDVTPHQLITGGIITELGVFLPSELQAALTGRLTAL